A part of Desulfomicrobium baculatum DSM 4028 genomic DNA contains:
- a CDS encoding NIF family HAD-type phosphatase — protein MDVIALDLEGTLISDAESQRPRPGLRKFLVACKKMAGRVVMFTAVKEDRFRAVARSLVNRRYVPPWFENMEYISWSGFKKDLRFIPRANPELAVLVDDYPDFVLSEQVHRWIKVESFQSPYSCYDTELSRVLKILEQMNE, from the coding sequence ATGGACGTGATCGCCTTGGATCTTGAGGGCACCCTCATCTCCGACGCAGAGAGCCAGCGCCCAAGGCCGGGGCTGCGGAAATTCTTGGTCGCTTGCAAGAAGATGGCAGGCAGGGTGGTCATGTTCACTGCCGTCAAGGAGGACCGGTTTCGGGCGGTAGCGCGTTCACTGGTCAACAGGAGATATGTCCCACCCTGGTTTGAAAACATGGAGTATATTTCATGGAGTGGTTTCAAGAAAGATTTGCGATTCATTCCTCGCGCAAATCCAGAGCTGGCTGTGTTGGTTGATGACTATCCTGATTTCGTGTTGTCCGAACAGGTGCATCGATGGATCAAGGTTGAGTCATTTCAGTCACCGTATAGTTGTTATGATACAGAGTTAAGTCGGGTATTGAAAATTTTGGAGCAAATGAATGAGTAG
- a CDS encoding SUMF1/EgtB/PvdO family nonheme iron enzyme — translation MVSSCLDCWQYDAQIGGGAFGVVYRVRNDVGVLKALKEFCAETCVEYKEKEIGEFLNLLSPRIVKPECWGMDAEGRLRVVTEFLPNPLRSLLGPLPLDEKKVIWIFEEILKGLVELERHGFVHGNLKPSDIFLCGENVKIGDAWIPLFVRGLSPVSVTPSMYDNYSAPERFKRKYGSSVDRWAAAVILYEMLSGTSPFPSFPLSDFMQAIMNDEPDFSNIPDKYFPFLFRCFMKDPAEREENHPSAEAMLDDFRWACSRKAVVAKKRTSQSVTGPEPGNPWADSATGMEFVWIPQGEFMMGSADNAQNAFDDEKPSHLVVFSQGFWMSKYPVTASQFYRHVLGGALSNALHEFNHPVRNVSWKRAQDFVRWLNDQPREEIVNFSLPTEAQWEYVCRAGTTTRFYWGEECEPENAPFGLNASVPVGSFPPNPWGLHDMLGNVWEWCLDTYDGNAYSRHAEIDPVHVGAGENKVIRGGGWDTRVGAVGVARRGWFGLDGEGGSLGFRVVVV, via the coding sequence ATGGTCTCATCGTGCCTGGATTGCTGGCAATACGACGCCCAGATCGGTGGCGGGGCATTTGGGGTGGTGTACCGAGTTCGAAATGATGTCGGCGTTCTCAAGGCCTTGAAAGAGTTTTGCGCCGAGACATGCGTCGAGTACAAAGAGAAGGAGATCGGTGAGTTCTTGAATCTCCTTTCTCCGCGTATCGTCAAGCCCGAGTGCTGGGGCATGGACGCGGAGGGGCGCTTGCGCGTGGTCACGGAATTTCTGCCAAATCCCTTGCGGTCGCTTCTGGGGCCTCTTCCTCTGGATGAGAAGAAAGTCATCTGGATTTTTGAAGAGATTCTCAAAGGACTGGTGGAACTGGAGCGCCATGGGTTCGTGCACGGAAATCTGAAGCCGTCAGACATTTTCTTATGCGGAGAAAATGTGAAGATCGGAGATGCCTGGATTCCGCTCTTTGTGCGTGGTTTGAGCCCGGTATCCGTGACTCCGAGCATGTATGACAATTATAGTGCGCCAGAAAGGTTCAAAAGAAAGTACGGTTCTAGTGTTGACCGTTGGGCCGCTGCTGTGATTTTATACGAAATGCTTTCTGGAACAAGCCCGTTTCCCTCATTTCCTCTCTCGGATTTCATGCAGGCCATCATGAACGATGAACCTGACTTCTCGAATATTCCGGATAAATATTTTCCCTTTCTGTTTCGCTGTTTCATGAAGGATCCTGCTGAGCGTGAAGAGAACCATCCGTCTGCTGAAGCCATGCTCGATGACTTCCGGTGGGCGTGTTCGAGAAAGGCAGTCGTTGCAAAGAAGCGCACAAGTCAATCTGTTACAGGCCCTGAGCCTGGAAATCCTTGGGCTGATTCTGCAACGGGAATGGAATTTGTATGGATTCCGCAAGGTGAATTCATGATGGGCTCGGCAGATAATGCTCAAAATGCATTTGATGATGAGAAGCCAAGCCATCTTGTAGTGTTCAGTCAAGGATTCTGGATGAGCAAATACCCGGTTACGGCCTCCCAGTTTTATCGCCACGTATTGGGCGGTGCACTCAGTAATGCACTGCACGAATTTAACCATCCAGTCAGAAATGTATCCTGGAAGCGGGCCCAGGACTTTGTTCGATGGCTCAACGACCAACCACGGGAAGAAATTGTCAATTTTTCACTGCCGACAGAGGCGCAGTGGGAGTATGTTTGTAGGGCCGGGACGACGACACGGTTTTACTGGGGCGAGGAATGCGAGCCCGAGAATGCCCCATTCGGATTGAATGCCTCAGTCCCAGTAGGCTCATTTCCTCCCAACCCGTGGGGGTTGCACGACATGCTTGGCAATGTTTGGGAATGGTGTCTCGATACTTATGATGGGAATGCATACTCGCGCCATGCTGAGATTGACCCGGTTCATGTAGGGGCTGGGGAGAATAAGGTGATCCGTGGTGGGGGTTGGGATACGCGTGTTGGGGCTGTTGGGGTGGCGCGGAGAGGGTGGTTTGGTTTGGATGGTGAAGGGGGGAGTCTTGGGTTTAGGGTGGTGGTTGTATAA
- a CDS encoding glycosyltransferase family 2 protein, with protein MNVIIPSFNAFDVLRLTLVALNNQTLQRDKYAIIVVDDSSSSSPPKNVVNDVDIWVSMPRHGGPSVCRNKALSIAPESYATCFLGQDTVPKPDFLENHLNAISEKTLCASLGGIYFPDKYIEESPFMDWLEQQSYQFDYPNIASAGPKWFHAYTSNLMVPNKAISQEPFDWETFPYLFEDVDFGFQLAQRGVEIVYTHSSSVLHYHRRTLSEFIKRQYLAGMAAYRFYKKYNGVVDGDIFAVKSILSSYLPALRDCLNFNQIQQIEKSKFIDSKMKYNLISAYDKLLRHQYAKGVIHERKQD; from the coding sequence GTGAATGTTATTATTCCTAGCTTTAATGCATTTGATGTATTAAGATTGACACTAGTTGCATTAAATAATCAGACATTGCAAAGGGATAAATATGCAATTATAGTCGTTGACGATAGCTCTTCCAGTTCTCCTCCAAAAAATGTTGTCAACGATGTTGATATCTGGGTTTCCATGCCAAGGCATGGTGGACCCTCAGTCTGTCGCAATAAAGCACTCAGCATAGCGCCTGAGAGCTATGCGACTTGTTTTTTGGGACAAGACACAGTGCCTAAGCCTGATTTTTTGGAAAACCATCTGAATGCGATTTCTGAAAAAACACTTTGCGCGTCTCTGGGGGGGATTTATTTTCCTGATAAATATATTGAAGAGTCACCCTTCATGGACTGGCTTGAACAACAGTCGTATCAATTCGATTATCCTAACATAGCCAGTGCCGGTCCTAAGTGGTTTCATGCCTATACTTCCAATTTGATGGTGCCAAACAAGGCTATCTCTCAGGAACCGTTTGATTGGGAAACTTTTCCTTATCTGTTCGAAGACGTTGATTTTGGTTTCCAACTGGCTCAACGTGGGGTCGAAATAGTGTACACACACTCATCAAGTGTCCTACATTATCATCGGCGTACTCTCTCAGAGTTTATAAAACGACAGTACTTAGCTGGTATGGCTGCTTATCGATTTTACAAAAAATATAATGGCGTTGTGGATGGCGATATTTTTGCTGTTAAATCTATATTATCAAGTTATCTTCCTGCCTTGAGAGATTGCCTTAATTTTAATCAAATACAACAAATTGAAAAATCTAAATTTATTGACTCAAAGATGAAATACAATTTAATAAGTGCTTACGATAAATTGCTTAGGCATCAATATGCTAAGGGTGTTATTCATGAACGTAAGCAAGATTAA
- a CDS encoding radical SAM protein, whose amino-acid sequence MNVSKIKELHIVPTYKCNSRCLHCLNHIRKDEVNLDLSMLDSFFSKNKFCDLDTVVLTGGQIDLHPNIIDLCEIIGSRVPAATVVFTANYIDIGETASLIEKVRAKISSSNLLYVSLPLEGPPYLHKQIRGVDSSLPKLVEHLRSMALHNSMLGTSFTITPFNYHALYWAYAFSKANSLDFWASPYSKSYFYNNLGQRAQFKALDKHHLKLQIDKILFDLSQERDETKHIYFSGLRQFMCSNEPFPMPTCHAGEEFVVIDSQGNLKPCILIDKIIGTIDTDCPIVSPDEIRKQYNCSCWTVCHAYKMAKEHRDG is encoded by the coding sequence ATGAACGTAAGCAAGATTAAAGAGTTGCATATTGTCCCGACATATAAATGCAATAGCCGATGTTTGCACTGCTTAAATCATATTCGAAAAGATGAAGTTAATCTTGATTTGTCAATGTTGGATTCATTTTTTAGTAAAAATAAATTTTGTGATTTAGACACTGTTGTTCTTACAGGGGGACAAATAGATTTACATCCTAATATAATTGATTTGTGTGAAATTATCGGAAGCAGAGTGCCAGCTGCAACAGTGGTATTTACGGCTAATTATATAGATATAGGTGAGACAGCTTCACTCATAGAGAAGGTTCGAGCAAAGATTTCATCATCAAATTTGCTCTATGTTTCTCTTCCTTTGGAGGGCCCCCCATATCTGCATAAACAAATTCGTGGGGTCGATTCGAGCCTTCCAAAACTCGTTGAGCATTTGAGGTCGATGGCGTTGCATAATTCAATGCTTGGAACGAGTTTTACGATCACTCCTTTTAACTACCATGCCCTCTATTGGGCATACGCGTTCTCTAAGGCGAACAGTTTAGATTTCTGGGCTTCTCCATATAGTAAGTCATATTTTTACAACAACTTAGGGCAGCGCGCTCAGTTTAAGGCGCTTGATAAGCACCATCTCAAATTGCAAATCGACAAGATACTTTTTGATCTCTCTCAGGAGCGTGACGAAACCAAGCATATCTATTTTTCAGGATTGCGGCAATTTATGTGCAGCAATGAGCCATTTCCAATGCCTACATGTCATGCCGGGGAAGAGTTTGTGGTCATTGACAGCCAGGGTAATTTGAAGCCTTGTATCCTTATCGACAAGATAATAGGGACAATTGACACTGATTGCCCTATTGTATCCCCTGACGAGATAAGGAAACAGTATAATTGTTCTTGCTGGACAGTGTGCCATGCCTACAAAATGGCCAAGGAGCACAGGGATGGCTAA
- a CDS encoding glycosyltransferase family 1 protein, whose product MANVVAYNPYLYVMGGGEYYFLVALQEIARRHSVTIILPDTISDNGFWKVVQDVFAIDQFPAILSRERLVTDHFDLCIVVNNAEIKRLFACSQINIVQLPGSYNVCDAVELIVYNSMYTSSACMGISSQCVTEVVTPPVPHPTQRSRKKKRSILSVGRFGESVHAKNELDLLWAAKTILKHRSNGDVTFHLVGKTTLASPEYIGKLSQESCDRIHIHLDINRIELTKLYQQSQLFWSGTGFGFDLQLNPERAEHYGIAVAEAALHHAIPLVQPLGGYLDFLEPGKTCQPWISLDDLVFESHRLLNDPVAYTKMVSNLKENQWVKRILSPSKFAEKWLSIAEGILKC is encoded by the coding sequence ATGGCTAATGTGGTAGCGTACAATCCGTATTTGTATGTGATGGGCGGTGGGGAATATTATTTCCTTGTCGCACTTCAAGAAATCGCTCGAAGACATTCTGTCACGATAATTCTCCCCGATACGATTTCTGACAACGGCTTTTGGAAAGTCGTTCAGGATGTGTTTGCAATAGACCAATTCCCAGCTATTTTATCAAGAGAAAGACTCGTTACTGATCATTTTGACTTATGTATTGTTGTGAACAATGCAGAGATTAAAAGGCTATTCGCATGTTCTCAGATTAACATAGTTCAATTACCAGGAAGCTACAATGTTTGCGATGCTGTTGAACTTATTGTTTATAACTCAATGTATACTTCGTCAGCATGCATGGGTATCTCTTCTCAATGCGTGACAGAAGTAGTGACGCCACCCGTTCCTCATCCTACACAGAGAAGCAGAAAAAAAAAGAGAAGCATTCTTTCCGTAGGACGGTTTGGCGAGAGTGTGCATGCAAAAAATGAACTGGATTTGCTGTGGGCTGCAAAGACAATTTTGAAGCATCGCTCAAATGGTGATGTGACATTTCATCTAGTCGGAAAGACTACCCTGGCCTCTCCCGAATATATCGGCAAGTTATCTCAGGAATCCTGTGATCGAATCCATATACATCTAGATATCAACCGGATAGAGCTCACAAAATTGTATCAGCAGTCTCAACTGTTTTGGTCAGGTACCGGGTTTGGCTTTGATTTACAATTGAACCCAGAGCGAGCTGAGCATTATGGAATAGCCGTCGCCGAAGCCGCTTTGCATCATGCTATCCCGCTGGTCCAACCTCTGGGTGGTTATCTTGATTTTCTTGAGCCAGGTAAAACTTGTCAGCCCTGGATATCCCTGGATGACTTAGTTTTTGAGAGCCACCGCTTGTTAAACGACCCAGTTGCATACACAAAGATGGTGTCCAACCTTAAGGAAAATCAATGGGTTAAAAGAATATTGTCTCCGTCCAAGTTCGCTGAAAAGTGGCTATCCATTGCCGAGGGCATACTTAAATGTTGA
- a CDS encoding glycosyltransferase family 2 protein — MLISVVIPSHKRPNLLDNCLDSIRESLSILGPRQACLVEVHVVFDGCFYPELEQKWRDVPRFYLWSIDKAGAAAARNYGAGKAQGDFIAFIDDDCIARFDWLPTILKEVGKLGGGTVALGGGVKAYPGKQTLAGSYLRNIAHLDGPICEGGVIVNMATANMLVRKKSFWSVGGFDQAFDVASEDENLCSRLRQVGDLTFSEHIIVFHHHDISLVKLIRKFFRYGYGVAQHANLVENDAREALSPYYPLWRAFRDIFSTFPVLLQRIRRTKEKFNNPYSAPLSCLAVVCELAFQAGVYKYNSNTRHK, encoded by the coding sequence ATGTTGATTTCAGTCGTAATTCCAAGCCATAAAAGACCGAATTTGCTAGATAATTGCCTTGATTCAATCAGAGAATCTCTGTCCATTCTAGGCCCTCGTCAGGCTTGTCTGGTTGAAGTTCATGTCGTTTTTGATGGCTGTTTTTACCCGGAACTCGAACAAAAGTGGCGCGATGTTCCTCGGTTTTATTTATGGAGCATCGACAAAGCAGGAGCCGCCGCAGCCAGAAACTACGGTGCAGGCAAAGCTCAAGGCGATTTTATAGCTTTCATTGATGACGATTGTATTGCACGATTTGATTGGTTGCCGACCATCCTAAAGGAAGTTGGTAAGCTGGGAGGCGGGACAGTTGCCTTAGGAGGTGGGGTTAAGGCTTACCCAGGCAAGCAGACTTTAGCCGGTAGCTATCTACGAAACATAGCTCATCTGGATGGGCCCATCTGTGAAGGTGGAGTTATCGTAAATATGGCTACTGCGAATATGCTCGTAAGAAAAAAGTCATTTTGGAGTGTCGGAGGATTCGATCAGGCATTTGACGTTGCTTCCGAAGACGAAAACCTTTGCTCTCGTTTAAGGCAGGTTGGTGATCTGACTTTTTCAGAGCACATCATTGTTTTTCACCACCATGACATTTCGCTTGTAAAACTAATCAGAAAGTTTTTTAGATACGGTTATGGCGTGGCCCAACATGCTAATTTGGTTGAAAATGATGCCAGAGAGGCATTGTCTCCTTACTATCCACTATGGAGGGCATTTCGTGATATTTTTTCTACGTTTCCAGTTCTTTTACAGAGAATTCGTAGAACAAAAGAAAAATTTAATAATCCATACAGCGCGCCTCTTTCATGTTTAGCAGTAGTTTGTGAGTTGGCCTTTCAGGCTGGTGTATACAAATACAACAGCAATACGAGACATAAATAA
- a CDS encoding radical SAM protein produces the protein MKYDFWIEPTTQCNLKCKMCTLGHENSVMSEKLQNIVAQYAHKACKNMHLYLRGEPLLAGLKWFSNFFKLNNDGDVYYKVITNGMLLDQSFAHLFSQYNVDLIFSIDSADPSTFSRIRRGASLDTIEFSLKLAHEMGIKTSIYCTVQKYNVESFKDILNFAISHNVHSVGLGFVVEPRSCSFTWTPQIVQSFLEFPSQLQGAGLSSCGLPQFIPGHKLTNGKYYRFDEPTQLSCDQCRRTLCVTSSGEVSVCFKLPRIIGNLEKISLAELLKSEKLRCLQMKINSDNPPDMCKVCTWSGYGLTSLPGWRMSSASFNHHTL, from the coding sequence ATGAAATATGATTTTTGGATAGAGCCAACTACGCAATGCAACTTAAAATGTAAAATGTGTACTCTTGGTCATGAAAATTCTGTGATGTCTGAGAAATTGCAGAATATTGTCGCTCAATACGCTCATAAAGCATGTAAAAACATGCATCTGTATTTGAGGGGCGAGCCTCTTCTTGCAGGTCTAAAATGGTTTTCTAATTTTTTTAAACTTAATAATGACGGTGATGTTTATTATAAAGTTATAACCAACGGAATGTTGCTAGATCAGAGCTTCGCACACCTTTTTTCACAGTACAATGTTGATTTGATATTTTCAATTGACTCAGCAGATCCCAGTACTTTTTCTAGAATTCGCCGTGGAGCGTCTCTTGACACGATTGAATTTTCTTTAAAGCTGGCGCATGAAATGGGAATCAAGACATCAATTTACTGTACAGTACAAAAATATAACGTAGAGTCATTCAAAGATATATTAAATTTTGCCATATCTCACAATGTCCATAGTGTTGGCTTGGGGTTCGTTGTAGAGCCACGTTCTTGCAGTTTTACTTGGACCCCCCAAATAGTTCAAAGCTTTCTTGAATTTCCAAGTCAACTGCAAGGTGCAGGACTTTCTTCTTGTGGCTTGCCTCAATTTATCCCTGGTCATAAATTGACAAATGGGAAATACTACCGTTTTGATGAGCCTACGCAACTATCGTGCGATCAGTGTAGGCGAACACTTTGTGTTACGAGTTCCGGAGAAGTGTCAGTGTGCTTTAAATTGCCTAGAATTATAGGAAACTTAGAAAAAATAAGCCTTGCAGAATTGCTTAAGTCGGAAAAGTTGCGTTGTTTGCAAATGAAAATAAATAGCGATAACCCTCCAGATATGTGCAAGGTATGTACATGGTCTGGATATGGGCTAACTTCCTTGCCGGGGTGGAGGATGTCTAGTGCAAGTTTCAATCATCATACCCTCTAG
- a CDS encoding glycosyltransferase family 2 protein, producing the protein MQVSIIIPSRRREHSLYRLLHSFIKQTPVSMEWNVVVVGDRQSCWTPEFVGMQFHWLSFYTCTAGGPASARNLGAMQSTADWLIFVDDDCVLPPQWLQHWENVFNSVPKDVVQIGGPGRPLSKPAQYSAFWYLVESGFLTKPVRLNDRIECIPTLNAAIRRDVFQKIGGFDSSFKFAGGEDSDLTYRLYQHGKVEYSDSTYLYHDHDRSFLNILEMYFRYGRGVAHHIKIRNRPFQEGMFIAGNPFKIFLLLPLVVRSGWQLSKGILCKNYLQISIVLICAVGQSLAYQIGGAYEMIRRKVIG; encoded by the coding sequence GTGCAAGTTTCAATCATCATACCCTCTAGGAGGCGAGAGCATAGCCTGTATAGGCTTTTGCATTCATTTATTAAACAAACTCCGGTATCCATGGAATGGAATGTGGTTGTAGTTGGAGATCGTCAGTCGTGTTGGACTCCAGAGTTTGTAGGAATGCAGTTTCATTGGCTTTCATTCTATACATGCACTGCTGGTGGACCAGCGTCAGCGAGAAACTTGGGCGCGATGCAATCCACGGCTGATTGGTTGATATTTGTCGACGATGATTGTGTACTTCCACCACAGTGGCTGCAACACTGGGAAAACGTTTTTAATTCCGTGCCAAAAGATGTGGTCCAGATCGGTGGTCCCGGTCGTCCACTTTCAAAACCTGCTCAGTACTCAGCATTCTGGTATCTCGTCGAGAGCGGATTTTTGACCAAGCCTGTGCGACTTAACGATAGAATTGAGTGCATTCCTACTTTAAATGCAGCTATCCGAAGAGATGTTTTTCAAAAGATCGGTGGATTTGATTCGTCTTTTAAATTTGCAGGAGGAGAGGATTCTGATTTGACATACCGACTGTATCAACATGGAAAAGTCGAGTATAGTGATTCTACATATTTATACCATGATCATGACAGAAGCTTTCTAAATATTTTAGAGATGTATTTTCGTTATGGGAGAGGTGTGGCTCATCACATCAAAATTCGAAACCGTCCATTTCAGGAGGGAATGTTTATTGCCGGTAACCCTTTCAAGATTTTTTTACTTCTTCCACTTGTTGTCCGATCTGGGTGGCAATTGTCTAAAGGAATACTATGTAAAAATTATTTACAGATAAGCATTGTTTTAATTTGTGCAGTAGGACAGTCTTTGGCATACCAAATAGGAGGTGCTTATGAGATGATAAGGAGAAAAGTAATTGGATAA
- a CDS encoding radical SAM protein: MDNEIKNICYRITRRCNWKCHFCQAPPDAKELSTVEHLKILRRLAQQRILSLKITGGEPLLRNDLEAFIDESSGLGFNITLCSNGSMFRPSVLSRIADSQYKIKISLHSLVGNSLMEFRHVQQAIKGIERARTCGIHTSIHCITTSENRRELNSILYFATQLGVSKVTLIPLVPRGRSFLIDSQNFLHWQHVAKIAEQKKDFFPELKVSFLDLYRKKYYVLETDGCLYLQAESENQDVILHKYV, translated from the coding sequence TTGGATAATGAAATAAAAAACATTTGTTATCGGATTACAAGACGTTGTAATTGGAAATGTCATTTCTGCCAAGCGCCTCCAGATGCTAAAGAGCTGTCTACAGTTGAGCATCTGAAAATATTGCGTAGACTGGCTCAGCAAAGAATTTTATCTTTAAAAATTACAGGCGGAGAGCCACTTCTTCGAAATGATTTAGAGGCTTTCATTGATGAATCTTCTGGATTAGGGTTTAATATAACGCTTTGCAGTAATGGTTCCATGTTCCGACCTTCGGTTTTAAGCCGAATTGCTGATAGCCAATACAAAATCAAAATTAGCCTGCACTCCCTAGTGGGGAATTCATTGATGGAATTTCGTCACGTGCAGCAAGCTATAAAAGGAATTGAGCGCGCAAGGACGTGCGGTATACATACATCTATTCATTGTATCACAACCAGTGAAAATCGTCGCGAACTAAACAGCATACTCTATTTTGCTACACAGCTTGGCGTATCGAAAGTTACATTAATACCGCTTGTCCCTAGAGGAAGGTCTTTCTTAATTGATTCACAAAATTTCCTTCACTGGCAGCATGTTGCAAAAATTGCTGAGCAAAAAAAAGATTTTTTTCCCGAGTTAAAAGTTAGCTTTTTAGATTTGTACCGTAAAAAGTATTACGTACTAGAAACTGATGGATGTTTGTATCTTCAGGCAGAATCAGAAAATCAAGATGTGATTTTACACAAGTATGTGTAA
- a CDS encoding helix-turn-helix domain-containing protein, with protein MVLGKNLDQLRLPFALRTREAVGAIIERKFSVSLALRTISRYLRSWGFSPQEPVFRAYEQNRM; from the coding sequence TTGGTCCTTGGCAAAAATCTAGACCAATTGCGCTTGCCGTTTGCTCTCAGGACTCGCGAGGCTGTCGGAGCAATCATTGAAAGAAAATTCAGTGTGTCCTTGGCATTGAGAACAATCAGCCGATATCTGCGAAGCTGGGGCTTCAGTCCGCAAGAGCCTGTGTTCAGAGCATATGAACAGAATCGGATGTAA
- a CDS encoding RtcB family protein, whose product MNITTEKPYRIYAEVLEQEALLQFESAMNQPFTIRGALMPDAHTGYSLPIGAVVATEGVIVPAWVGYDIGCGMCALPTNHSADEIRAQGREIFERIYKAVPVGFAHNTKETAWPEGDDLPRSDQMQEIFSRNGLKQLGSLGGGNHFAEIGEDETGKVWIVLHSGSRGIGHATASHYMRLASEGNKAKEGHFALSVSSEAGKNYIDDLAFCLEFALANRREMMRRILDVIDSVVLGVSPADWSQLINRNHNHAELKDGMWIHRKGATHAEAGMMGVIPGNMRDGSFIVRGKGNPEALWSSSHGAGRVLGRKQAKNTLDVQQFAETMNGVIAKVSKDTLDESPFAYKSIFEVMRQQENMVETVARVRPIINIKG is encoded by the coding sequence ATGAACATCACTACCGAAAAACCCTACCGGATCTACGCCGAAGTTCTGGAGCAGGAAGCGCTGCTCCAATTTGAAAGCGCGATGAACCAGCCCTTCACTATCCGCGGAGCGCTGATGCCCGATGCGCACACTGGATACTCTCTCCCGATCGGCGCCGTTGTGGCCACAGAAGGGGTGATTGTGCCAGCCTGGGTCGGATATGATATCGGATGCGGTATGTGCGCTTTGCCAACAAACCATAGCGCGGATGAAATTCGTGCCCAAGGGCGCGAGATTTTCGAAAGGATCTACAAGGCTGTACCTGTAGGTTTTGCCCACAATACCAAAGAAACTGCGTGGCCTGAAGGGGACGACTTGCCTCGTAGCGACCAGATGCAGGAGATTTTTTCAAGAAACGGACTCAAGCAACTTGGAAGCCTTGGTGGTGGCAACCATTTCGCCGAGATAGGCGAAGACGAAACGGGAAAAGTGTGGATTGTGCTGCATTCCGGCAGCAGGGGCATTGGTCATGCCACCGCCTCACATTACATGCGTCTGGCAAGTGAAGGAAACAAGGCCAAAGAAGGACACTTTGCCTTGTCAGTCTCAAGCGAAGCTGGAAAGAATTACATAGACGACTTGGCCTTTTGCCTGGAATTTGCGCTGGCTAATCGCCGCGAAATGATGAGACGGATTCTCGACGTTATTGATTCTGTCGTACTAGGTGTATCCCCGGCGGATTGGTCGCAGCTCATCAATCGAAACCATAATCACGCAGAGCTGAAAGATGGAATGTGGATTCATCGTAAGGGAGCAACCCATGCCGAAGCCGGCATGATGGGCGTGATACCGGGCAACATGAGGGACGGCAGTTTTATCGTTCGCGGAAAGGGAAATCCGGAAGCCCTGTGGTCCAGCTCTCATGGCGCGGGCCGGGTTCTTGGCCGCAAGCAGGCAAAGAATACCTTGGATGTGCAGCAATTTGCCGAAACCATGAATGGCGTTATCGCCAAAGTGTCCAAGGATACTCTCGATGAATCACCGTTTGCCTACAAGTCGATTTTCGAGGTGATGCGGCAGCAAGAAAACATGGTTGAGACTGTAGCCCGTGTACGTCCGATCATCAATATTAAGGGCTAA
- a CDS encoding MucR family transcriptional regulator, whose translation MEDSLKQAIEIVKAQASVRNMNEDEITSMIKALAGSIRGVAEGVAPVVETEPAVDPKNAIREKSVICCECGKSFKVLTKRHLITHGLTPEQYKEKYGYKKGTSLVAKSLARSRRKTMQDMKLWEKRKKAPKAK comes from the coding sequence ATGGAAGATTCTCTTAAGCAAGCAATCGAGATCGTAAAAGCCCAAGCATCTGTACGCAACATGAACGAGGACGAGATCACATCCATGATCAAAGCCTTGGCTGGCAGCATTCGTGGAGTCGCTGAAGGTGTTGCGCCAGTTGTCGAAACCGAACCGGCTGTCGACCCCAAAAATGCCATCAGAGAGAAAAGTGTCATCTGCTGCGAATGCGGAAAGTCATTCAAAGTTTTGACCAAGCGCCATCTAATAACCCACGGACTCACTCCCGAACAGTACAAGGAAAAATACGGCTACAAGAAGGGTACTTCTCTTGTAGCAAAATCTCTGGCCCGAAGTCGCCGCAAGACGATGCAGGACATGAAGTTGTGGGAAAAGCGTAAAAAGGCTCCCAAAGCCAAATGA
- a CDS encoding plasmid mobilization protein — protein MTVHVPSRRRDEKRTEEISFKVSRDEKAMITAAAKSKSTKVATLIRKVLFEYGVEVEVPEEEPKAPERPAPQVNRELMLEVAKMSNRLSQLANWVTKYKTEEDVVPVVFTLVALDQTLSELVHGLPTYKK, from the coding sequence ATGACTGTACATGTTCCGTCGCGGCGTAGAGATGAAAAGCGGACTGAAGAGATTTCCTTTAAGGTCAGCCGCGATGAAAAAGCTATGATTACAGCTGCTGCAAAATCAAAGAGTACGAAAGTTGCGACTTTGATCAGAAAAGTTCTTTTTGAATATGGGGTTGAAGTGGAGGTTCCGGAGGAAGAACCCAAAGCTCCCGAACGGCCTGCTCCGCAAGTAAACCGAGAGTTGATGCTTGAAGTTGCCAAGATGAGTAACAGATTGAGCCAACTTGCCAATTGGGTGACCAAGTACAAAACAGAGGAAGATGTAGTGCCCGTGGTGTTCACGCTCGTTGCGCTCGACCAAACGCTTAGCGAGTTGGTTCACGGACTTCCAACGTATAAAAAGTAG